The proteins below come from a single Lodderomyces elongisporus chromosome 3, complete sequence genomic window:
- the SIW14_1 gene encoding tyrosine-protein phosphatase siw14 produces MSDIIEDPFQMDDDFAISPNQLKDNTTSTTPIIIPDTSKEGEKQVNCDTKVMPVRYSTPESIQEDNEYIQSRLQQLNVEAKENRIEVNSAGKELGEVEDKGEDKLEEEYDEDADDKLDVNLQKQLQEEYARKFEKMKSNYGEPPLLPSQDSHLQQQQQQHHHQNQSRSLQKREPDAQSTSADTFTKTITNTQQFQFDIDEDEPLTPPENFALVINAIYRSSFPQPTNFSFLKSLKLKSVLCLIPEDYPLLQEQFLASQGIKLFQLPMSGNKEPFVKISSDLITQAIQIVLDPSNQPILIHCNRGKHRTGCLVGVLRRLQNWSKTIIFDEYRKFAAPKERPMDQQFIELYDDREIKRYCYERGLLPLRWG; encoded by the coding sequence ATGTCGGATATAATCGAAGATCCATTTCAAATGGATGATGATTTCGCCATTCTGCCGAACCAACTAAAGGACAACACAACTTCAACAACCCCCATTATTATACCGGACACATCGAAGGAGGGGGAAAAGCAGGTAAACTGTGATACCAAAGTGATGCCTGTGAGGTACTCTACACCGGAATCTATACAGGAGGACAATGAGTATATTCAATCAAGATTGCAACAATTAAATgttgaagcaaaagaaaataggaTAGAGGTTAACTCAGCGGGGAAAGAGTTGGGAGAGGTGGAAGACAAAGGAGAAGATAAGTTGGAAGAAGAGTACGATGAAGATGCTGATGATAAATTGGATGTCAATTTACAGAAGCAATTGCAGGAGGAATATGCAcgaaaatttgaaaagatgAAACTGAATTACGGTGAGCCACCCTTGCTTCCAAGTCAGGATTCAcatttgcaacaacaacaacaacaacaccaccaccagaaTCAACTGCGTCTGCTACAGAAACGAGAACCAGACGCGCAATCGACACTGGCAGACACATTCACAAAGACAATTACCAACacccaacaatttcaatttgatATAGATGAGGATGAGCCATTAACTCCACCGGAGAATTTTGCTTTGGTGATTAATGCAATCTATCGAAGTTCTTTTCCACAGCCAACCAATTTCTCATTCCTCAAACTGTTGAAGCTCAAATCTGTGCTATGTCTTATACCTGAAGATTACCCCTTGTTGCAAGAGCAATTTCTTGCTAGTCAAGGGATCAAATTATTCCAATTACCAATGTCTGGAAACAAAGAACCATTTGTAAAAATCTCGTCTGACTTGATCACCCAAGCCATACAAATTGTGCTCGACCCCAGTAATCAGCCGATATTGATACATTGCAATAGAGGTAAGCATCGTACTGGATGTCTTGTTGGTGTATTACGACGATTGCAAAATTGGTCCAAGACCATTATTTTTGATGAGTATAGGAAATTTGCTGCGCCAAAAGAACGGCCGATGGATCAACAATTTATTGAATTGTATGATGATCGAGAAATCAAACGGTATTGTTATGAACGAGGATTGTTGCCGCTACGATGGGGgtaa
- the SIW14_2 gene encoding tyrosine-protein phosphatase siw14, with protein MTIINNEASTYEREKTNPVNPAGVNLALKKLRMADLPFTIRYKLDHAKLKPAAFNGSPSYIIYVPRANAPPKKAHVVRVGLAKLKLCCKAYEEPDVPLLGTAGNGRDFTRALSKRARESTAEGIGDVERLSSLCTIDGWEGDDVVAGALVLILKKLDLNNNGNNTNNNNNNNNDDDNNINIIWNLVQFG; from the exons ATGACAATAATCAATAATGAAGCACTGACAtatgagagagagaaga CCAATCCTGTCAACCCAGCGGGTGTGAACCTTGCTTTGAAGAAACTCAGAATGGCTGATTTACCATTCACGATTAGATATAAACTCGACCATGCGAAATTGAAACCTGCAGCATTCAATGGATCACCATCATACATCATATATGTTCCAAGGGCCAATGCACCACCAAAAAAGGCACATGTTGTACGAGTAGGTTTGGCCAAGCTTAAGCTTTGTTGCAAGGCGTATGAGGAGCCTGATGTGCCGCTATTGGGGACTGCAGGTAACGGACGGGATTTCACTAGAGCTTTAAGCAAAAGGGCCAGGGAGAGTACGGCCGAAGGAATTGGTGATGTAGAAAGGTTATCGAGTCTTTGCACGATTGATGGATGGGAAGGTGATGATGTTGTGGCTGGTGCGTTGGTGCtcattttaaaaaaattagacttaaataataatggtaacaatactaataataataataataataataatgatgatgataataatattaatattATCTGGAACCTAGTTCAATTTGGTTAA